In uncultured Ilyobacter sp., a genomic segment contains:
- a CDS encoding GNAT family N-acetyltransferase, translating into MYRVLSGGELGGNLSTLRDMDREFVYEEKGKYFLLTDKKDISAYALILETAEGYILKRIFVKQEKRYQSLGTKLLDHVINYALKHGIDSIKIEEIVEKSYFEKKGFYIEKDAMTYDGIQKKNERLKDSVRGTWISIFVNVLLSVFKIIVGIFGKSRALIADGFHSISDVVGSVVILLSVYFGNIPEDEDHPYGHEKIESIAGNIVGVLLVLTAFELVRDSVLSLVKGVDFVKPLKITIYVALFSVIIKYYMYLYKKRIGLRTKSDAVLADAREHRSDAVSSMGVVLGLMLSIYVNPVFDTIMSILVSLFIGKEGIHIIMETSNNILDKQDKEFIEKIEEYVYSNTEIKNIHDILMRVSGHKIFLSFHIRVSKDMTVYEAHTLADDVKYSLLSDFDELRDVIIHIDYIID; encoded by the coding sequence GTGTATAGAGTATTGAGTGGAGGAGAACTAGGGGGCAACCTGTCAACACTGAGGGATATGGACAGGGAGTTTGTTTATGAAGAAAAAGGAAAATATTTTCTCCTTACAGATAAAAAAGATATATCTGCCTACGCTCTTATACTTGAAACTGCAGAGGGCTATATCCTAAAAAGAATATTCGTAAAACAAGAAAAAAGATATCAGTCCCTGGGAACAAAACTTCTCGATCATGTGATTAATTATGCCTTGAAACACGGAATAGATTCTATAAAAATTGAGGAGATTGTAGAAAAAAGTTATTTTGAAAAAAAGGGATTCTATATAGAAAAAGATGCAATGACATATGACGGAATACAGAAAAAAAATGAAAGATTAAAAGACAGTGTAAGGGGAACTTGGATATCAATATTTGTAAATGTACTTTTATCGGTTTTTAAAATTATAGTAGGTATATTTGGAAAAAGTAGGGCTCTTATTGCCGATGGTTTTCATTCTATCTCAGACGTGGTAGGGTCTGTAGTTATACTTCTCAGTGTATACTTTGGAAATATTCCTGAAGATGAAGATCATCCATATGGGCATGAAAAAATAGAGAGTATTGCGGGAAATATAGTTGGAGTTCTGCTTGTCCTCACCGCCTTTGAACTGGTAAGAGACAGTGTATTATCACTGGTAAAAGGTGTAGATTTTGTAAAACCTCTAAAAATAACAATCTATGTGGCACTTTTCTCAGTGATTATAAAATATTATATGTATCTATATAAAAAACGGATAGGTTTACGAACCAAAAGTGATGCGGTACTTGCAGATGCTAGGGAGCATAGAAGTGATGCAGTATCCTCTATGGGTGTAGTCCTAGGCCTTATGCTGTCCATATACGTCAACCCCGTATTTGACACCATAATGAGTATTCTGGTATCCTTATTTATAGGTAAAGAAGGCATACATATTATTATGGAAACCTCTAACAACATCCTAGATAAACAGGATAAGGAGTTTATTGAGAAAATAGAGGAGTATGTCTACAGCAACACCGAGATCAAAAATATCCATGATATATTGATGAGGGTATCGGGACATAAGATATTTTTGTCTTTTCACATAAGGGTTTCTAAAGACATGACAGTATACGAGGCCCATACCCTTGCAGATGATGTTAAATACTCTCTTCTTTCAGATTTTGATGAGTTGAGAGACGTGATTATTCACATAGACTATATAATTGATTAG
- the mgtE gene encoding magnesium transporter, which translates to MRIGRDLNQLVDMLEAFLRNQREKRLHYSELSKIFIRLRKLDKEKFLEYIKRMPSKDLGDILLSLSENVLEEALEALSVKKLVSTIKKLESDDATDLLQDIEDIDEELAAEILEGLDYKEQEEIQLLKSYEEDQAGAYMQTEVFVASDSETVKETIERFRILKVNGELENVSSVFITGDYKNLVATISLEDIILFDLENSFKELIIKSPEKYKPRYVRDVDDIEDVAKLFREYDLSAIPVVDDHGYLLGRITMDDIYDIVQEMATEQIYNFAGVDEDVETGKIVLNVSRNRGKWQFLNMCTAFFAASVIGRFQGTIEGLPALAVLMPIVASMGGNTGNQALTVMVRQLAVGDVDNSNWLQSLVKEILVAVMNGFIFAVLVASGSYLWFKNFKISIIMGIAILVNFAIAGLCGTMIPLFLKKMNTDPAVGSSILLTMITDALGFFIFLGMAKLFIY; encoded by the coding sequence ATGCGTATAGGAAGAGATTTAAATCAGTTAGTAGATATGCTTGAAGCTTTTTTAAGAAATCAGAGAGAGAAACGGCTTCATTACTCGGAACTTTCAAAAATATTTATCAGGCTCAGAAAACTAGATAAGGAAAAATTTTTAGAATATATAAAAAGAATGCCAAGTAAGGACCTAGGAGACATACTTCTTAGTCTAAGTGAAAATGTTTTAGAGGAAGCCCTAGAGGCTCTATCAGTAAAAAAACTCGTAAGTACGATAAAAAAACTGGAGTCAGATGATGCTACAGACCTACTTCAAGATATAGAGGATATCGATGAGGAACTCGCTGCTGAGATACTAGAAGGCTTGGATTATAAGGAACAAGAAGAGATTCAACTTCTAAAAAGCTATGAAGAAGATCAGGCCGGGGCCTATATGCAGACTGAGGTATTTGTTGCAAGTGATTCTGAGACAGTTAAGGAGACAATAGAAAGATTTAGAATTTTAAAAGTAAACGGAGAACTAGAAAATGTTTCTAGTGTTTTCATAACTGGGGATTATAAAAATCTTGTGGCCACTATATCTTTGGAGGACATTATACTTTTTGATCTAGAAAACAGTTTCAAAGAACTTATAATCAAATCTCCAGAGAAATATAAGCCGAGATATGTCCGAGATGTAGATGATATAGAAGATGTAGCAAAACTTTTTAGAGAGTATGACCTCTCGGCAATTCCTGTGGTAGATGACCATGGATACCTATTAGGTAGAATTACCATGGATGACATATATGATATAGTTCAGGAAATGGCCACTGAACAGATTTATAATTTTGCCGGTGTAGACGAAGATGTAGAAACTGGAAAAATAGTCTTGAATGTATCTAGAAACAGGGGGAAGTGGCAGTTTCTAAATATGTGTACTGCATTTTTTGCAGCTTCGGTAATCGGCAGATTTCAGGGGACTATAGAGGGATTGCCCGCACTTGCGGTTCTCATGCCTATAGTGGCTTCTATGGGAGGCAATACTGGAAACCAGGCTCTTACAGTAATGGTCAGACAGCTTGCAGTTGGAGACGTAGATAACAGCAACTGGTTACAGAGTCTTGTAAAAGAAATACTTGTGGCAGTTATGAATGGATTTATCTTTGCAGTTCTGGTTGCTAGTGGATCTTATTTATGGTTCAAAAATTTTAAAATTTCAATAATAATGGGAATAGCCATTCTTGTAAACTTTGCCATAGCAGGACTTTGTGGAACAATGATCCCTCTTTTTTTGAAAAAGATGAACACAGACCCTGCAGTAGGAAGTTCTATACTTTTGACGATGATAACAGATGCCTTAGGGTTTTTCATTTTTCTGGGGATGGCTAAATTATTCATTTATTAG
- a CDS encoding YlmH/Sll1252 family protein, translated as MDKKTFLNNFTLDDTGALASLYEDVELCNKIQYPIYTKIFFPPEVWSTLENMKNALGIEVESKGVTKESEKRVILIKPLDFLEYSEDYPLAYFQIKGGSKFKELEHRHFLAAIMGLGIKREMLGDLIVRDGVCYGVIFRDLFSFLENNLKVVGKIGVDISETEEGNIPEMEFEEVTYLVSSLRLDSIVAAITEKSRSQATELIKEGTVSVNYSVRREKNISIKDGDIITVRRKGKFIFKEVTGVSKKGKQRVLLKKYK; from the coding sequence TTGGATAAAAAAACATTTTTAAATAACTTTACATTAGACGACACAGGTGCCCTTGCATCCCTTTATGAGGATGTCGAACTGTGCAATAAAATACAGTATCCTATATATACAAAGATATTTTTCCCGCCTGAGGTGTGGAGTACCCTTGAAAACATGAAAAATGCACTGGGTATAGAGGTGGAAAGCAAAGGAGTCACAAAAGAGTCTGAAAAAAGAGTTATTCTGATAAAACCATTGGACTTTTTAGAGTATAGTGAAGATTATCCCCTTGCTTATTTTCAAATAAAGGGAGGATCCAAGTTTAAAGAGTTGGAGCACAGACATTTTTTGGCCGCTATTATGGGGTTGGGGATAAAAAGAGAGATGCTAGGGGACCTTATAGTAAGGGACGGAGTGTGCTATGGAGTTATTTTCAGAGACCTTTTTAGTTTTTTAGAGAACAACTTAAAAGTTGTAGGCAAGATAGGTGTGGATATTTCTGAGACAGAGGAAGGAAATATACCTGAAATGGAATTTGAAGAGGTGACATATCTAGTCTCTTCTCTTCGTTTAGACAGTATAGTGGCAGCCATTACGGAAAAATCCAGATCTCAGGCTACAGAGCTGATAAAAGAGGGAACAGTAAGTGTGAATTATTCTGTCAGACGTGAAAAAAATATATCTATAAAAGATGGCGATATAATTACAGTTAGGAGAAAGGGTAAGTTTATCTTTAAAGAAGTGACAGGAGTCAGTAAAAAAGGTAAACAAAGAGTTCTTTTAAAAAAATATAAATAA
- the pssA gene encoding CDP-diacylglycerol--serine O-phosphatidyltransferase, producing the protein MNRIEKKYLAPNAITAANMLLGYISITMSIKGNFTQAAWFIVLAMVCDGLDGQTARRLEAYSEFGKEFDSFCDAISFGLAPSILAYSLLNIYSTITHIIIPISFIYALCGVMRLVKFNIVTIASDEKDDFSGMPIPTGAAIVCSYYLFSHYLFGKLVYIEIFQIVTIISAILMVSTIPFKTPDKTFKFIPKKLRIPFFIAVIATIKYSLFVVTFTYVLINLFNHMQNVNSAEN; encoded by the coding sequence ATGAACAGAATAGAAAAAAAATATCTGGCACCAAATGCTATAACCGCCGCTAATATGCTCTTAGGATATATAAGTATTACCATGTCCATCAAAGGCAATTTTACCCAAGCTGCGTGGTTTATTGTACTTGCAATGGTCTGTGATGGATTAGACGGACAGACAGCTAGAAGACTAGAGGCATATAGTGAATTTGGAAAGGAGTTTGATTCTTTTTGTGACGCCATCTCTTTTGGACTGGCACCTAGTATACTTGCTTATTCACTTTTAAACATTTATTCTACTATAACACATATAATCATACCAATCTCCTTTATATACGCCCTATGCGGAGTTATGAGGCTTGTAAAATTTAACATCGTTACAATTGCTTCAGATGAAAAAGATGATTTCAGCGGTATGCCTATCCCTACAGGAGCTGCCATAGTTTGTTCTTATTATCTTTTCAGCCATTATTTATTTGGAAAACTCGTATATATAGAAATTTTTCAGATTGTTACAATAATATCTGCAATACTGATGGTGAGCACCATCCCATTTAAGACTCCAGATAAAACTTTTAAATTTATACCAAAAAAACTCAGAATACCATTCTTTATTGCTGTTATTGCAACTATAAAATACAGTCTTTTCGTGGTTACTTTTACCTATGTTCTGATAAATCTTTTTAATCATATGCAGAACGTAAATTCAGCTGAAAATTAA
- a CDS encoding ClC family H(+)/Cl(-) exchange transporter has translation MPNSNISETMKNLRHKKLELYFFGALVGLFTGMVVVFYRLALNYASELHEISFNALKKNLSPGNIFITIILMVIFSLILGYINTYVPMAKGSGIPQVKGVLVRQLNFDWLKELIAKFFGGVVAIGTGMSLGREGPSVHLGAEIGKGFFKVFKREDPERKYLISCGASAGLAAAFNAPLAGAIFSIEELHKFMSPLLITCVLISSVISDFVSKYFFGLEPAFTIKVESGFGLHDYHLIIIFALIVTIVGKLFGDWLVKFQEIYSKVSLPPIIRPIVIIFIVFMVGLFFKDVTGGGHHLAEEIINHPFSYKTLFLLLGLKFLFTLICYSSGAPGGIFLPILVIGAISGKIYGMLMVDYFGYQESYIIYFIILGMASLLTAVVKAPITGTILILEMTGSFEHFFPLITVTMVTFLITEILEMIPIYDTLLERMLENHEIEEGDIHSKLTIRIPVGPDSYFENKKICDVTWPNDCLIVGIKRGEKEIIPKGKHSIMSGDVLIILTNESTAKVIKLDLLKKAQEVVF, from the coding sequence ATGCCAAATAGTAACATCAGCGAAACTATGAAAAATCTGCGTCACAAAAAACTAGAGCTTTATTTTTTCGGGGCTCTTGTTGGGCTGTTTACGGGCATGGTTGTAGTCTTTTATCGTTTAGCCTTAAATTATGCCAGTGAACTCCATGAAATTTCTTTTAACGCCCTGAAAAAAAATCTTTCACCGGGCAACATTTTTATCACCATAATTTTGATGGTTATTTTCTCACTTATATTGGGCTACATAAATACCTATGTACCAATGGCCAAGGGAAGTGGGATACCCCAGGTAAAGGGAGTTCTAGTAAGACAGCTAAATTTTGACTGGCTAAAAGAACTTATTGCAAAGTTTTTTGGAGGGGTTGTAGCCATAGGAACCGGGATGTCCTTAGGAAGAGAGGGCCCTTCTGTTCATTTAGGTGCAGAGATTGGAAAAGGGTTTTTCAAAGTCTTCAAAAGAGAGGACCCAGAAAGAAAATACCTAATCTCATGCGGAGCTAGTGCTGGACTTGCAGCTGCATTCAACGCTCCTTTGGCAGGAGCCATATTTTCCATAGAAGAGCTACACAAATTTATGTCTCCTCTTCTTATTACATGCGTACTTATTTCGTCAGTTATAAGTGATTTTGTCTCAAAGTATTTTTTTGGTTTAGAACCTGCCTTTACAATAAAGGTAGAGAGTGGTTTTGGGCTTCACGATTATCATCTCATCATTATCTTTGCCTTGATAGTTACAATAGTAGGAAAGTTATTTGGTGATTGGCTGGTAAAGTTCCAGGAGATATATTCCAAAGTTTCTCTGCCGCCGATTATAAGACCTATAGTAATAATTTTTATAGTCTTTATGGTGGGACTCTTCTTCAAAGACGTTACAGGAGGAGGTCATCACCTAGCAGAAGAGATTATAAATCATCCTTTTTCCTATAAGACGCTTTTTTTACTTTTAGGACTGAAGTTTTTATTTACACTAATTTGCTACTCTTCAGGTGCTCCTGGGGGTATATTTCTTCCCATACTAGTTATAGGGGCTATAAGTGGTAAAATTTACGGAATGCTCATGGTAGATTATTTTGGCTACCAAGAGAGCTATATAATTTACTTCATTATCCTAGGAATGGCATCCTTACTGACTGCAGTTGTAAAGGCGCCTATCACAGGAACGATACTTATACTCGAGATGACTGGTTCATTTGAGCACTTTTTCCCATTGATAACTGTTACAATGGTTACATTCTTGATAACGGAAATTCTCGAGATGATCCCAATATACGATACCCTTCTTGAACGGATGCTAGAAAATCATGAGATAGAAGAGGGAGATATTCATAGCAAACTCACCATACGAATACCTGTAGGTCCAGATTCATATTTTGAAAACAAAAAAATATGTGATGTAACCTGGCCTAATGATTGCTTAATAGTTGGAATCAAAAGGGGAGAAAAGGAGATTATTCCAAAAGGAAAACACAGTATTATGAGTGGTGATGTACTGATAATTCTCACCAACGAATCTACTGCTAAGGTTATAAAATTGGATCTTTTGAAAAAAGCACAAGAAGTTGTATTTTAA
- a CDS encoding YibE/F family protein: MKKIFVLLFIFLLSAISFSDQKENYIKGRVTEKVRSYQAQEFEDEVERVDVYKVLIEEGIDAGKVIEVDFPIYRETAFNIPLKEGADVVLYTEIADDGKNVYYISDIDKRNNMLLLGGLFIVLTFILSRFKGLKAVLALGITVLGIFKFFLPGVIYGYSPILLSVVMAFFASLVTIYLISGFNHKGRVAMIGSIGGVAFAGILSYIFSIRMGITGYSDIDALNYAPLLAGIKVRELVSAGVILGSMGAVMDVAVSISSALDEIKQKNPHLHPMEIFKSGMNIGSDIIGTMVNTLILAYIGSSLFTVMLLVMQRTEYPVIRILNFEFMAVEILRSLCGSIGILVAVPLTSYLSSFRDENRQNQGRKKTG; the protein is encoded by the coding sequence ATGAAAAAGATATTTGTTCTACTTTTTATTTTTTTACTTTCTGCCATCTCTTTTTCAGATCAGAAAGAGAACTATATAAAGGGAAGAGTAACTGAAAAGGTTAGGTCTTATCAAGCTCAAGAGTTTGAAGACGAGGTTGAAAGGGTTGACGTTTACAAGGTTCTTATAGAGGAGGGAATAGATGCGGGGAAGGTTATAGAGGTTGATTTTCCAATTTACCGGGAAACGGCATTTAATATCCCATTGAAAGAGGGTGCAGATGTGGTTCTTTACACAGAGATAGCCGATGACGGGAAAAATGTCTATTATATCTCTGATATTGATAAACGTAACAACATGCTCTTATTGGGTGGTCTGTTTATAGTACTTACCTTTATCTTGTCTAGGTTCAAAGGTCTAAAAGCAGTCCTGGCTCTGGGAATTACCGTTTTAGGGATATTTAAGTTCTTTCTTCCAGGAGTGATATATGGGTATTCTCCCATTTTGTTATCAGTGGTCATGGCATTTTTTGCATCTCTTGTCACTATATACCTAATATCTGGCTTTAATCATAAAGGTAGGGTGGCGATGATAGGGAGTATAGGGGGAGTGGCCTTTGCAGGTATTTTATCCTATATATTCAGCATCAGAATGGGGATTACCGGCTATAGTGACATTGATGCCTTGAATTATGCTCCGCTGTTAGCAGGGATAAAAGTTAGAGAGCTGGTCTCTGCAGGTGTTATATTGGGAAGTATGGGAGCTGTAATGGATGTGGCAGTGTCTATATCTTCTGCACTAGACGAGATAAAACAGAAGAATCCCCATCTTCATCCGATGGAGATCTTTAAGTCTGGAATGAATATAGGAAGCGACATAATCGGTACCATGGTTAATACTCTGATATTAGCTTATATAGGTAGCTCTCTTTTTACGGTAATGCTCCTTGTCATGCAAAGAACAGAATACCCTGTCATAAGAATATTAAATTTTGAATTTATGGCTGTTGAAATATTGAGGTCTTTGTGTGGAAGTATAGGAATACTAGTTGCTGTACCTCTTACCTCTTATCTCAGTTCTTTTAGGGATGAGAACAGACAAAATCAAGGCAGAAAAAAAACAGGCTGA
- a CDS encoding transketolase family protein — protein sequence MEKATRDAFGETLLELGKKNDKIVALSADLQDSTKAILFQKEFSDRFVNVGIAEQDLVGIGAGYALEGFIPYVSSFASFLTTRPFDMIRMLACYNNLNIKIVATHTGVTVGEDGGSAQMLEDIAIMRALPNMVVLCPADAVETKKMVEKIAAYNGPVYLRLARAKYPVITDPEKDFEIGKGEILREGKDVTLVGTGLMVSKALEAAEILAVEGIEARVVNMSSIKPIDKDLLLKCAKETGKIVTLEEHQVTGGLGGAVCEVLSQEHPVSVKIIGVENRFGQSGNADELLKEYGLDSESIVRKTKSFIRG from the coding sequence ATGGAAAAAGCCACAAGAGATGCCTTTGGAGAAACTCTATTAGAGCTGGGGAAAAAGAATGATAAAATAGTCGCTCTTTCTGCAGACCTCCAGGACTCAACAAAGGCAATACTTTTTCAGAAGGAGTTTTCAGATAGATTTGTAAATGTAGGTATAGCAGAACAGGATCTCGTGGGTATAGGGGCCGGATACGCTTTAGAGGGATTTATTCCCTATGTATCTTCCTTTGCATCTTTTCTTACCACCAGACCCTTTGATATGATAAGGATGCTAGCATGCTATAATAATCTAAATATAAAGATAGTTGCTACCCACACTGGAGTGACAGTTGGGGAAGACGGAGGAAGCGCCCAGATGCTAGAAGATATAGCTATTATGAGGGCCTTGCCAAACATGGTGGTGCTTTGCCCTGCTGATGCAGTGGAAACCAAGAAGATGGTAGAGAAGATAGCTGCCTATAATGGCCCTGTTTATTTAAGACTTGCCAGGGCAAAATACCCAGTTATAACTGATCCAGAGAAAGATTTTGAGATAGGAAAAGGTGAAATACTGAGAGAGGGAAAAGACGTCACCTTGGTAGGTACTGGTCTAATGGTATCTAAGGCCTTAGAGGCTGCGGAAATTCTTGCAGTAGAGGGTATAGAGGCAAGGGTTGTAAACATGTCTAGTATAAAACCCATAGACAAAGATCTTCTGCTAAAATGTGCCAAAGAGACCGGGAAAATAGTGACCCTTGAGGAACATCAGGTTACAGGTGGTCTAGGGGGAGCTGTATGCGAAGTATTATCCCAAGAACATCCTGTTTCTGTTAAAATAATAGGCGTGGAAAACAGATTTGGACAGTCTGGAAATGCAGATGAGCTCTTAAAGGAATACGGACTAGACAGCGAAAGTATAGTAAGGAAAACCAAGTCTTTTATAAGGGGGTAA
- a CDS encoding transketolase yields the protein MDIKELQRKSLEIRKEILKVIYEAKSGHPGGSLSAVEVLLALYKERMKYDPKNPKWEERDRFIMSKGHATPVLYTVLSDSGFFPKEELSGFRKFGKMLQGHAYRDIPGVELSTGSLGMGLSVGVGMALASRLKKSNYNVFVLLGDGEIQEGSVWEAAMSAGHHKLSNLCAIIDYNKVQENGFVNEIKNLEPLGDRWRSFNWNVVEIDGHDFSDIFRALDDFQVEKGRPTVIISNTVKGKGIDFMEYDNNWHGKAPDKDQYLEALLQLDNTKV from the coding sequence ATGGATATAAAAGAACTTCAACGTAAATCACTAGAAATAAGAAAAGAGATATTAAAAGTTATATATGAAGCAAAATCAGGACACCCAGGGGGTTCTTTGTCTGCAGTGGAAGTACTTCTTGCCCTCTATAAAGAAAGAATGAAGTATGACCCCAAAAATCCCAAATGGGAAGAGCGGGACAGATTTATAATGTCAAAGGGGCATGCTACTCCCGTCCTCTATACAGTTTTGTCAGACTCGGGTTTTTTCCCCAAGGAGGAATTATCTGGATTTAGGAAATTTGGTAAGATGCTTCAGGGACATGCCTACAGGGATATACCTGGAGTGGAGCTCTCTACAGGATCACTTGGCATGGGCCTCTCTGTAGGTGTGGGAATGGCACTGGCATCTAGGCTGAAAAAGAGTAATTATAACGTATTTGTACTTTTGGGTGACGGTGAGATACAAGAGGGAAGTGTCTGGGAAGCTGCTATGAGTGCAGGTCACCACAAGCTTTCGAATTTATGTGCAATTATTGACTATAATAAGGTTCAGGAAAATGGATTTGTGAATGAGATAAAAAATCTAGAACCATTAGGAGATAGGTGGAGAAGTTTTAACTGGAATGTAGTTGAGATAGACGGGCATGATTTTTCCGATATATTCAGAGCCTTAGATGATTTTCAGGTGGAGAAGGGAAGGCCTACTGTGATAATTTCCAATACTGTCAAGGGAAAAGGAATAGACTTTATGGAATATGACAATAACTGGCACGGGAAAGCCCCTGACAAAGACCAGTATCTAGAGGCGCTGCTGCAGCTTGATAATACCAAAGTTTAA